In Schistocerca serialis cubense isolate TAMUIC-IGC-003099 chromosome 3, iqSchSeri2.2, whole genome shotgun sequence, the following proteins share a genomic window:
- the LOC126471085 gene encoding uncharacterized protein LOC126471085, which yields GKRGQGGKEGARGERGGKGGKRGGGKGGKRGQGGKEGARGERGGKGGKRGQGGKEGARGERGGKGGKRGQGGKEGARGERGGKGGKRGQGGKEGARGERGGKGGKRGQGGKEGARGERGGKGGKRGQGGKEGARGERGGKGGKRGQGGKEGARWERGGKVGKRGQGGKEGARWERGGKVGKRGQGGKEGARWERGGKVGKRGQGGKEGARWERGGKVGKRGQGGKEGARWERGGKVGKRGQGGKEGARWERGGKVGKRGQGGKEGARWERGGKVGKRGQGGKEGARWERGGKVGKRGQGGKEGASIHKCDSPLLTPGQF from the exons agggggcaaggggggaaagagggggcaaggggggaaagagggggcaaggggggaaagagggggcaaggggggaaagagggggcaaggggggaaagagggggcaaggggggaaagagggggcaaggggggaaagagggggcaaggggggaaagagggggcaaggggggaaagagggggcaaggggggaaagagggggcaaggggggaaagagggggcaaggggggaaagagggggcaaggggggaaagagggggcaaggggggaaagagggggcaaggggggaaagagggggcaaggggggaaagagggggcaaggggggaaagagggggcaaggggggaaagagggggcaaggggggaaagagggggcaaggtgggaaagagggggcaaggtgggaaagagggggcaaggtgggaaagagggggcaaggtgggaaagagggggcaaggtgggaaagagggggcaaggtgggaaagagggggcaaggtgggaaagagggggcaaggtgggaaagagggggcaaggtgggaaagagggggcaaggtgggaaagagggggcaaggtgggaaagagggggcaaggtgggaaagagggggcaaggtgggaaagagggggcaaggtgggaaagagggggcaaggtgggaaagagggggcaaggtgggaaagagggggcaaggtgggaaagagggggcaaggtgggaaagagggggcaaggtgggaaagagggggcaaggtgggaaagagggggcaaggtgggaaagagggggcaaggtgggaaagagggggcaaggtgggaaagagggggcaaggtgggaaagagggggcaaggtgggaaagagggggcaag CATACACAAATGTGACTCGCCTCTGCTTACACCAGGACAGTTTTGA